A genomic region of Colletotrichum destructivum chromosome 1, complete sequence contains the following coding sequences:
- a CDS encoding Putative major facilitator superfamily, MFS transporter superfamily has translation MHRQQTIHFDAPEDVGLGRDSIVEWKPSRRQLSIMATLALLSLMVALDACVIVTSLHVIIEDLGLSTYDGFWIGTAYLLANAVMMPFIADLSHVFGRRPCLTVSVASFALGTIFCCVSNSIGLMLVGRSFQGVGGAGIIVLCLIIFTDIVPLRLRPKWYGLVLGAWALGNCIGPILGGVIAQKTSWRWIFYIMFPFCAAGLVLVPWLINIEPPAAAIREKLKKIDWLGNALFVGSATLLLVAVSWGGLRYSWRSVGSLLPLFLGAVGMVWTMIYESRFATYPFLRRRLFQNASSIATYACGMIQGLVMYGQLYYVPLYFMDVRTFTPVQTGIALFPVMFTLVPASIITGRLVTRTNNYRYPIWVGWTLASVASGLMLLWDADTPSKVWAPTLVLLGLGHGAILNAQNMASHAICNEGDEGIAAAMYAFLRQFGMALGVGVGGSTFQNVMLLKLEKNGLSAAGVHGGADAVAAILSASNDPELRPKILDAYVYGLRGVYGLYVGMSGAALLMSLLIRGVSMNKDLQSERGTRVEETGHGEVQQAQD, from the exons ATGCATCGCCAGCAGACTATTCACTTTGATGCGCCAGAAGATGTTGGCCTCGGCAGAGACTCTATAGTCGAATGGAAGCCTTCGAGACGCCAGCTCTCCATCATGGCAACACTGGCTTTGCTATCGCTCATGGTTGCTCTCGACGCCTGTGTCATTGTCACCTCGTTGCAT GTTATCATCGAGGACCTCGGTCTCAGCACATACGACGGCTTCTGGATCGGCACGGCTTACCTGCTGGCCAACGCCGTGATGATGCCTTTCATCGCAGACCTTAGCCATGTGTTTGGCCGACGGCCGTGCTTGACCGTTTCCGTCGCTTCCTTCGCTCTCGGTACCATATTCTGCTGCGTGTCCAACTCGATCGGCTTGATGCTGGTTGGGCGATCTTTccagggcgtcggcggtgctggtATCATCGTCTTGTGCTTGATCATTTTCACCGATATTGTTCCCCTGCGACTTCGGCCCAAGTGGTATGGTCTAGT TCTGGGGGCGTGGGCGTTGGGCAACTGTATCGGCCCTATACTGGGCGGCGTCATTGCCCAGAAAACGTCTTGGCGTTGGATATTTTACATCATGTTTCCGTtctgcgccgccggcttGGTTCTTGTGCCCTGGCTGATCAACATCGAACCCCCCGCTGCTGCAATACGTGAGAAACTGAAGAAGATTGACTGGCTCGGTAACGCCCTGTTCGTCGGCTCGGCaacgttgttgttggtggctGTCTCTTGGGGCGGCTTGCGCTACAGTTGGAGGAGCGTCGGCAGTCTCCTGCCTCTGTTTCTCGGTGCGGTTGGCATGGTCTGGACGATGATCTACGAGTCGCGCTTCGCAACATATCCGTTCCTGCGTCGGCGACTTTTCCAAAATGCCAGCTCTATCGCAACGTATGCTTGCGGCATGATCCAGGGGCTTGTG ATGTACGGGCAGCTGTACTACGTGCCTCTTTATTTCATGGATGTCAGGACCTTCACGCCGGTCCAGACCGGCATTGCACTCTTCCCGGTGATGTTTACGCTGGTGCCGGCgtccatcatcaccggccGACTCGTGACAAGAACGAACAACTACCGGTATCCGATCTGGGTCGGCTGGACTCTGGCCAGTGTTGCATCCGGTCTGATGCTGCTCTGGGATGCCGACACGCCATCGAAGGTATGGGCGCCGACGCTCGTTCTGCTTGGtctcggccacggcgccaTTCTGAACGCGCAAAACATGGCCTCGCATGCCATCTGCaacgaaggcgacgagggcatTGCCGCCGCGATGTATGCCTTTCTCAGACAGTTTGGCATGGCACTCGgggtcggcgttggcggctcCACCTTTCAGAACGTCATGCTGCTCAAGCTGGAGAAAAACGGGTTGTCGGCCGCCGGTGTACACGGAGGTGCCGACGCTGTCGCGGCCATTTTGAGCGCTTCCAACGATCCCGAGCTGCGGCCCAAGATCTTGGATGCGTACGTCTACGGCTTGCGAGGCGTCTACGGCCTGTACGTTGGCATGTCAGGAGCGGCGCTTTTGATGAGCCTCTTGATCAGAGGTGTATCAATGAACAAAGATCTTCAGTCCGAACGTGGGACACGTGTTGAGGAGACGGGGCATGGAGAAGTCCAGCAAGCCCAGGATTGA
- a CDS encoding Putative NmrA-like domain, NAD(P)-binding domain superfamily: protein MTSKVINVAIFGATGESAGAILDGLLESTNPRFEVTALARLSTTSKPAYQKLALKGVKVVAVDFEGPVTEVSKALEGHDIVVASVPPTAVEAQLVLVHAAKLAGIKRFVPSAFAMAIAPSGVSSKDKIYAELFAIGLSFTIIDVGWWYNGFVPKLPSGRTDYMMVLPEFMCNLIPGNGDTKTHVVAYNDIGRLVARIIADPKTINKKILASGAVMSFNEMFDIAEELSREKTKRKYAPAEHLRSMINHFDTQLTLSPEDRTLHMGKICMEYYYSSFVDGDNSPDGVARLGYVLATELYHDFQPTTFRQFFQDVLESKARVPYSDRQ from the exons ATGACATCGAAAGTTATCAATGTTGCTATTTTTGGCGCCACAGGCGAGTCTGCTGGCGCTATCTTGGATGGGTTGCTAGAGTCTACAAACCCGCGCTTT GAAGTGACAGCTTTGGCGCGTCTTTCGACAACCTCGAAGCCAGCCTATCAGAAATTGGCCTTGAAGGGCGTCAAAGTTGTTGCAGTTGACTTCGAAGGACCCGTAACTGAAGTCTCAAAGGCTTTGGAAGGACACGATATCGTCGTGGCCTCAGTCCCCCCAACCGCTGTGGAAGCTCAACTGGTCTTAGTGCACGCTGCTAAGCTTGCAGGCATCAAGCGGTTCGTCCCTAGCGCTTTCGCTATGGCCATTGCTCCAAGCGGTGTTTCCAGC AAGGATAAGATTTACGCTGAGCTTTTTGCCATCGGTTTATCCTTTACTATCATTGACGTCGGTTGGTGGTACAACGGCTTCGTTCCTAAACTGCCTTCCGGACGGACAGACTACATGATGGTTCTTCCCGAATTCATGTGCAATCTGATTCCAGGTAATGGTGACACAAAAACACACGTGGTCGCCTATAACGATATTGGAAGGTTGGTAGCACGCATCATTGCAGATCCCAAGACGATCAATAAGAAAATATTGGCTTCCGGAGCGGTCATGTCTTTTAACGAGATGTTCGATATTGCCGAAGAACTGTCAAGAGAgaagacaaaaagaaaatAT GCTCCAGCCGAACATCTTCGATCTATGATCAACCATTTCGACACACAGCTCACATTGAGTCCGGAGGATCGCACTCTTCACATGGGGAAAATTTGCATGGAGTACTACTATTCGTCTTTTGTGGATGGAGACAATAGCCCGGATGGAGTCGCACGCTTAGGGTATGTTCTTGCTACGGAGTTGTACCATGATTTTCAGCCGACTACCTTTCGACAATTCTTTCAAGACGTACTGGAGAGCAAGGCAAGAGTGCCGTACTCCGATAGGCAGTAG